GCGCTGCAACAAGCATCAGACGCACAAGGAAACCAAGTAGTCATGACTGCTCCCGTCGAGGTGAACCGCCCGGGAGTCGGCACGCGGCTGGTCACGTTCTACCATGAAGTGGTCGCCGAGATGAAGAAAGTGACCTGGCCCGACCGCGCGCAGCTGCAGCAGTCGACGATCCAGATCCTCATCTTCGTGCTGGTCCTTGGTGCCGTGATCGGGTTGGTGGACGTTGCGCTGCAGGCGCTGCTGGTGCGTCTGCCGAGCATGCTCTTCGGGGGCTGAGTCCGCACCCATGACCGTGTCGATACTCGAGCACCGTTGGTACGCGATCCAGACCACGTCCGGCCACGAGAACAAGGTGCAGCGCCTGATCCAGCGGAAGATCGACATGGATCCGGCGCAGCCCGAGGACCGTCTCATTCGCCAGGCGCTCGTGCCGACGCAGGATGTGGTGGAAATCAAGAACGGCAAGAAGGTCACCGTCGAACGCAAGATCTTCCCGGGCTACGTGCTCGTGGAGATGGTGGCCAGTCAGGATACGCTCCACGAGATCAACGCCATTCAGGGCGTGATCAAGTTCGTGGGGAAGGACAAGGATCCGATGCCGCTGCGGGACGACGAAGTGCGTCGTCTGCTGGGGCAGGCGGATCCGGCCGATGAAACGCCGGTGCGCGAGGAGATTCCGTTCCTCGTGGGACAGGCGGTGGCGATCAGCGAAGGGCCGTTCGCCGACTTCAATGGCACGGTCGAGGAAGTCCTCCCCGACAAGGGGAAGGTCCGGGTGTCGGTCAGCCTGTTCGGCCGGCCGACCTCGGTGGAGCTGGATTACCTCCAGCTCCGCGGGTACTAGGAGAAGCCGTTCCGGGTTCGGTGTTCAGGGTTTGGCGTCCCCAAACCGCGAACCCTGAACCCGAAACGCTGTTGGCAGTCCGTCGCCACCACACGACGTGAAATACCGTGGCAGCAAGACCACGCGCGGATGGTCCGCGGGTGGAACTCGCGATGAGGAAGTCGCATGGCCAAGAAGGTCACTGGATTCGTCAAACTGCAGATTCCTGCAGGCAAGGCGAACCCGGCGCCCCCGGTAGGTACGGCCCTCGGTCCCCAGGGTATCAACATCATGGGGTTCTGCAAGGAGTTCAACGCTCGCACGCAGGGCGGGGATATGATCATCCCCGTCGAGGTCACGATCTACGCGGACAAGTCGTTCACCTTCATTCTCAAGACGCCGCCCGCGGCGGAATTGATCAAGAAGGAGCTCGGCGTGGAGAAGGGCTCGGGTCAGCCGAACAAGGTCAAGGTGGGCAGCATCAGCCGCGCGCAGCTGGAGAAGATCGCGACGGCCAAGATGCCCGACCTCAACTGTGATTCCATGGAAAGTGCGGTGGCGATGATCGCCGGAGCCGCGCGGTCGATGGGCATCACGGTGAAGGATTGAGCCTCATGAAGACCTACGGGAAGAAGTACCGCGGCGCGAGCGAGCGTCGCGAACTCGGCAAGTCGTATGAGGCGAAGCAGGCGATCGCCCTGGTGAAGCAGATGGCGTTCGCGAAGTTCGACGAGACCGTCGAAGTCGCGATCCGTCTCGGGGTCGATCCGCGTCACGCCGATCAGGTCGTGCGCGGTACGGTGGTGCTTCCGGAAGGGACCGGCAAGACGATGCGCGTGCTCGTCATCGCCGCCGGTGCCAAGGTGCAGGAAGCGCAGGACGCCGGCGCCGATTTCGTGGGAACCGAGTATCTCCAGAAGATCAAGGATGGCTGGCTCGACTTCGACGTCATGATCGCCACGCCGGACCAGATGGGACAGATCGGCCAGTTGGGTCGTGTCCTCGGTCCGCGCGGTCTCATGCCGAACCCGAAGGCGGGCACCGTCACGTTCGACGTGGGCAAGGCGGTCCGCGAGTCGAAGGGCGGCAAGATCGAATTCCGCGTCGACAAGGGTGGCAATGTGCACGCCCCGATCGGCAAGGTGTCGTTCGCGCCCGAGCAGCTCGAGACCAACTTCTCCGCACTGATGGATACCATCGTGCGTGCGAAGCCGGCCGCGGCGAAGGGTCTGTACATCCGCAACGTCGCGATCTCGAGCTCCATGGGTCCTGGCGTCACCATCGACACCACGCCGTTCCGGTAAGAGGGAGACGTCACCATGAAAGGCAAGCCGAAGGCCAAGCAGAGCGACAAGCAGATCCTGGTGGACAGCCTGAAGGCGCAGTTGACCGGCGCGCAGGCGCTCTACTACACCGACTTCACGGGTCTGAACGTGAAGCGCATGACGGACCTGCGCCGCCGCCTGAAGAAGGCCGGTGTCGAGTACGTCGTGATCAAGAACACGCTGGCGCTCCGTGCCGTCAACGAGAGCGGGCTGGTGGCCCAGCGTCTGAAAGGTCCGACGGGGGTGGTGGTGGCGAAGGACGCCATCACGGCGGCCAAGGTGCTCTCCGACTTCGCGAAGGAGAACGACCAGAAGCCCGCGGTGAAGGGCGGCATTTACGAGGGCAACGCGGTCGACGAGGCGATGGTCAAGAAATTGGCCGCCCTGCCGACGCGCGAGGACGCGCTCTCGATCTTCGCCGGCTACCTCAACAGCATCCCGATGATGTTCGCCCTCGCCCTCGACGCCCGCAAGGCGCAACTCGAAGGCTCCAACTGAGTTCCCCAGGCGTACGCCGAAAGGCGTTTGTCTGATCACACGCCCCAGGCTCCCTGGGGGAGATACGGAGAAAGTACCACCATGGCTAACACGACTCTGAGCAAGGACGAGATCCTCGACGCGATCGGCGCGATGAGCGTCATCGAGCTGTCCGAGCTCATCGAAGCGTTCAAGGAGAAGTTCAACGTCACCATCGCCGCGGTTGCCGCGGGCGGCGGCGGCGGTGCGGCGGCCCCGGCGGCCGCGGCCGAAGAGCAGACCGAATTCACGGTCATCCTCAAGGAAGCCGGCGCCAAGAAGATCCAGGTCATCAAGGTCGTGCGCGAGCTGACCGGCCTGGGCCTCAAGGAAGCCAAGGACCTGGTCGATGGCGCGCCGAAGACGCTCAAGGAAAACGTGTCGAAGGACGAAGCCGCGCAGATCAAGGCCAAGCTCGAGGCCGAAGGCGCTGGCGTCGAAGTCAAGTAAAGTCCGGCCCAGGCCAGTCTCTACGTCGACACTCCGCAGTTCCGTCGTTGTATCGCTCCTCCCCGGGGGCGCCGGTCACGAAACCGTGACTGGCGCCGTCGGGGACGGAGCGCTTTGCGCCTCCGGTTTCCCGGATTGTGCGCACCCCGCACGAGGGTGAGCCCCACAAGGATATGATGAACCAGATCTCGTTCGCGAAGCTCGAGACGGGCATGGATATGCCCCACCTGCTCGACATCCAGACGCGCGCCTTCGAGTCGCTGCTGCAACTGGATGCCGCTCAGCAGGAGCGCGAGGACGTCGGCCTCGAGCGCGTCTTCAAGGACCTGTTCCCGATCACGGACGTCCACGAGAATTTCTCGCTGGAGTTCGTCCGGTACAGCCTCGGTGAACCGAAGTACACGGTCGCCGAGTGCATCGAGCGCGACATGACGTACTCGGCCCCGCTCAAGGCCACCCTCCAACTGGTCATCTTCGAGGATACCGGCGACGGCAAGCGCCCCCGGAACATCATCGAAAAGGAAGTCTATCTCGGCGAACTGCCGCTCCTCACCGAGCTCGGCACCTTCGTCATCAATGGCGCCGAACGCGTCATTGTCTCCCAGTTGCATCGCTCGCCCGGCGTCGTGTTCGAAGAGAGCACGCACCCCAACGGCCAGCGCCTGCTCTCGTCGCGGATCATTCCGTTCCGTGGCTCGTGGGTGGAGTTCACCGTGGACATCCACGATGTGATCTACGTCCACATCGACAAGAAGAAGAAGTTCCCCGCCACGGCGCTGCTGCGCGCCTTCGGGTACGGGGAGAACCGCGACATCCTGCGCCTCTTCTTCGCCGAGCGCGATCTCGATCTCATGAAGAAGCGTGAGACGCGCAACGACCAGCGTGAAGTGTTCGGCGCGATCATCGCCGAGGACATCACGCTCGAGGGCGAAGTCACGGCCGCGGATGCGCCCAAGCCCAAGACCAAGAAGGCCAAGGCCGAGCGCGAACGCTCCGAAGCCCAGCTGCTGGTGCGCGAAGGCGACGAACTCACCGAGGAAGTGCTGAACCGCCTCGTGCGGCAGGGCGTGAAGACGGTGAAGGTGTTCGCCTCGTACACGCAGATCGACCTGCGCGACGAACAGGACGCGATCGACCGCGGCGAGCGCGAAGTGCGCCGCACGCTGGCGCGCGACGTCGTCGATCAGGACACGGGCGAGGTCGTGGCCGAGAAGGACACGCAGCTCACCGACGCGGTGATCAAGCGCATCCGCAAGGCCGACATCGTGAAGGTGTTCGTGTTCGTCGCCTCGGGTCGTGCCGAGTCGACGCTCATCAAGAACACCCTCGCCAAGGACCCCACCAAGGCGGAAGAGGAAGCGCTCAAGCAGATCTATGCGCTGCTCCGTCCGGGTGATGCGCCCAACCGCGAAACGGCCAAGCAGGCGCTCGAACGGCTGTTCTTCTCGCCCAAGCGCTACGACCTCGGTCGCGTGGGCCGCTACAAGATCAACCAGCGTCTGCGCCTCAACACGCCGATGAGCACCACGGTCCTCACGAAGGAAGACTTCGTGGAGATCATGCGCCAGCTCGTCGAGCTGCACGAGGGCCGCGGCGATGTGGACGACATCGATCAGCTGGGCAATCGCCGCATCCGCTCGGTGGGTGAGCTGATCGCGAACCAGTTCTCCGTCGGCCTCTCGCGCATGGCGCGTCTGGTCAAGGAGCGCATGTCGATCAACACCGATCCCGAGAAGATCAGCCTCGACGATCTCGTCAACGCCCGCACGGTGTCGGCGGTGATCCAGGCTTTCTTCGGATCGTCGCAGTTGTCGCAGTTCATGGACCAGACCAACCCGCTCGCCGAACTGACGCACAAGCGTCGTCTCTCGGCGCTCGGCCCGGGCGGTCTGACGCGCGAGCGCGCCGGTTTC
The window above is part of the Gemmatimonas aurantiaca genome. Proteins encoded here:
- the secE gene encoding preprotein translocase subunit SecE; translated protein: MTAPVEVNRPGVGTRLVTFYHEVVAEMKKVTWPDRAQLQQSTIQILIFVLVLGAVIGLVDVALQALLVRLPSMLFGG
- the nusG gene encoding transcription termination/antitermination protein NusG; amino-acid sequence: MTVSILEHRWYAIQTTSGHENKVQRLIQRKIDMDPAQPEDRLIRQALVPTQDVVEIKNGKKVTVERKIFPGYVLVEMVASQDTLHEINAIQGVIKFVGKDKDPMPLRDDEVRRLLGQADPADETPVREEIPFLVGQAVAISEGPFADFNGTVEEVLPDKGKVRVSVSLFGRPTSVELDYLQLRGY
- the rplK gene encoding 50S ribosomal protein L11; its protein translation is MAKKVTGFVKLQIPAGKANPAPPVGTALGPQGINIMGFCKEFNARTQGGDMIIPVEVTIYADKSFTFILKTPPAAELIKKELGVEKGSGQPNKVKVGSISRAQLEKIATAKMPDLNCDSMESAVAMIAGAARSMGITVKD
- the rplA gene encoding 50S ribosomal protein L1, which encodes MKTYGKKYRGASERRELGKSYEAKQAIALVKQMAFAKFDETVEVAIRLGVDPRHADQVVRGTVVLPEGTGKTMRVLVIAAGAKVQEAQDAGADFVGTEYLQKIKDGWLDFDVMIATPDQMGQIGQLGRVLGPRGLMPNPKAGTVTFDVGKAVRESKGGKIEFRVDKGGNVHAPIGKVSFAPEQLETNFSALMDTIVRAKPAAAKGLYIRNVAISSSMGPGVTIDTTPFR
- the rplJ gene encoding 50S ribosomal protein L10, yielding MKGKPKAKQSDKQILVDSLKAQLTGAQALYYTDFTGLNVKRMTDLRRRLKKAGVEYVVIKNTLALRAVNESGLVAQRLKGPTGVVVAKDAITAAKVLSDFAKENDQKPAVKGGIYEGNAVDEAMVKKLAALPTREDALSIFAGYLNSIPMMFALALDARKAQLEGSN
- the rplL gene encoding 50S ribosomal protein L7/L12, with product MANTTLSKDEILDAIGAMSVIELSELIEAFKEKFNVTIAAVAAGGGGGAAAPAAAAEEQTEFTVILKEAGAKKIQVIKVVRELTGLGLKEAKDLVDGAPKTLKENVSKDEAAQIKAKLEAEGAGVEVK
- the rpoB gene encoding DNA-directed RNA polymerase subunit beta: MNQISFAKLETGMDMPHLLDIQTRAFESLLQLDAAQQEREDVGLERVFKDLFPITDVHENFSLEFVRYSLGEPKYTVAECIERDMTYSAPLKATLQLVIFEDTGDGKRPRNIIEKEVYLGELPLLTELGTFVINGAERVIVSQLHRSPGVVFEESTHPNGQRLLSSRIIPFRGSWVEFTVDIHDVIYVHIDKKKKFPATALLRAFGYGENRDILRLFFAERDLDLMKKRETRNDQREVFGAIIAEDITLEGEVTAADAPKPKTKKAKAERERSEAQLLVREGDELTEEVLNRLVRQGVKTVKVFASYTQIDLRDEQDAIDRGEREVRRTLARDVVDQDTGEVVAEKDTQLTDAVIKRIRKADIVKVFVFVASGRAESTLIKNTLAKDPTKAEEEALKQIYALLRPGDAPNRETAKQALERLFFSPKRYDLGRVGRYKINQRLRLNTPMSTTVLTKEDFVEIMRQLVELHEGRGDVDDIDQLGNRRIRSVGELIANQFSVGLSRMARLVKERMSINTDPEKISLDDLVNARTVSAVIQAFFGSSQLSQFMDQTNPLAELTHKRRLSALGPGGLTRERAGFEVRDVHYSQYGRMCPIETPEGPNIGLITSLACFARVNDLGFIETPYRVVKEGRVTGEIVWLDANREEDAIIAQANAKLNPDGTFVEDLVLSRKRGDLPLEPPANIDYMDVAPEQLVSIAAALIPFLEHDDANRALMGSNMQRQAVPLLNPRTPLVGTGLEATVAVDSGAVIIARRAGVVTSV